The following nucleotide sequence is from Citrus sinensis cultivar Valencia sweet orange chromosome 6, DVS_A1.0, whole genome shotgun sequence.
TTATTTGCTttgcagagaaaaatatttatttatttttttgtaatttctttgcttgatttttatttttttattttcatgctAGACGTTGATCATCATAGTTGaacatgattttgatttttttttctcttttttcttttggtgaaAAAATCTCCTGATTTTCTGCTGGGTTCCTAAGagaattttctgttgtttttcCTGAAACAAGAGAGACATGTGATTTGAGttctatattttattgtaacaGAAGCTgatcttttgatttttttttttcttttgaacagGCGTTTTTCTGTTTATTAAAGCGGGTTTTTGAAGATGAACCAGTTCTATTATCAGAAGAACGCCTTTGGCGCACACGAGGAGAGGTGTGACTCGTTCTCCGTCTCTGGTCAGAGGGAGTCTGTTGTTTGCCCTAAGCCTCGCCGTGTTGGAATTTTGTCTAATATTCATAACAGGCCATTGAGAAGGCACATGAGGTAAAAATAATGTTGTCTTTTTCAAATGATCTGTGTATACTCTTTTGAGTTTGTTGAAGATTAGTTTAGTTCTAagaaagttttgatttttttgcaGTCATCCAGTTGAGGTGTCTGATTCAAAAGCTGGGGCTGAGCTTCTAGACATTATTCTCATGAAGGTATTCACTTGCCGCTTTTGTCTAACTTGTATCTGAGAGATATGTATGATCATTTTGTGATTGTTATCCATgtagaaattgatttgaatagATAGAAAGTTGCTTAGAAATAATCAATCTattgcttttgtttatttgagTGCCATACTTATGGTAGGTGGGATTGTTTTGTCAAATTCTTTCATGATGGAACACATTAAATGGTGCTGGTCTGATTTGTATATGCTTGTTTTGAACATTATAGGAGGGTCATGGGGTGGATCAAACTGCTTCCCAGGCAGCATCTTCACCACCTTTTTTCTGTGGGTCTCCTCCAAGCAGGGCTGCCAACCCTTTAATCCAAGATGCCCGTTTTGGAGACGAGAAACTTAGTCCTTTGTCTTCATTGCAAGTGCCACCCCCTTCTGGTTTACCATCTCCATCGTCATCAGCACGTAAGGCCGGATGTGCTAGAATGAACTTTGGGCTTAAACCAGCCACTGTTAGAGTAGAAGGATTTGATTGCCTGAACAGGGATCGCCAAAATTCCAGCATCCCTGCTATGGCTTAGAACTGcataaaagatgaaaaaagaaGCTGTATATAGAGAAGGAAGCTGAGCGCCAACATAATTCAACAAAGCACAGCAGACCTAACACGAGGGagttttgaatatttttgaaGAGAATGTAAGAAGATATGGTAGTagtgtatgtatatatgtaaaatgtgtttttccatttttatttttttttttttggccggTGATCTATCTCATTGCTAATATCTCTGTAAGTATTTTGATTGAGCAAATGAAAGAGAACGGCAACTCGGGGACGTTTTGAAGAGCTTGGCATGGCCGGCTCTTCTTGTAATATAAGATTTAGTATTGGGAGGGAGTTGTGATAAAGGAAAATTTGTATAGAGGGCTATTGCCTATTGGTGACTTAATGTTAGTCATTGACGCATGTAAATGTATTTTGGCAGTTGTTAATGGCCTGGCTTCCGTTCTTTCCTTGCAGTTTTTCTCTCTTCCTCTCTTCTGCTAATTGCTAAAAGGGTACTCGAGTGATGTTTggacatttatattttatattgaattttgaattttttaatttttaaatggctattgtgtatgaaaaaaaatcatcggATGAGATGGGATTTTATCGATGACTTCTAAGGAATGATCTCATG
It contains:
- the LOC102612685 gene encoding uncharacterized protein LOC102612685, with protein sequence MNQFYYQKNAFGAHEERCDSFSVSGQRESVVCPKPRRVGILSNIHNRPLRRHMSHPVEVSDSKAGAELLDIILMKEGHGVDQTASQAASSPPFFCGSPPSRAANPLIQDARFGDEKLSPLSSLQVPPPSGLPSPSSSARKAGCARMNFGLKPATVRVEGFDCLNRDRQNSSIPAMA